A part of Blastopirellula retiformator genomic DNA contains:
- a CDS encoding DUF1559 domain-containing protein, translating into MVKKSGFTLVELLVVIAIIGVLIALLLPAVQQARESARRMQCSNNLKQLSLALHNYHDVHQVFPPAALMPSSDRKGGASWLTRLLPQMEQNAAYDQMTFVDTDWTDQIGPNRNWQVTSTLRVPALNCPSSPMETTRKRATSAGTQALGAPTEIEYQVADYVGNGGSYFSGANVNQDVQPGEWGIYGYVTWNGTLVSIDEKNSQAIGFRDIVDGTSNTITIGEQSSFYNGPSCAAGNCDWRGGNWDGGAWSCGVGGWDEWWLNVATIRHGINWNGTGIGHNQPYYRHTIFRSQHPGGAQMARADGSVAFYAETTGLQTLMSLFDRADGAVIYND; encoded by the coding sequence ATGGTCAAGAAATCTGGTTTCACACTTGTTGAATTGCTAGTGGTGATCGCCATCATCGGCGTCTTAATCGCGTTATTGCTACCGGCAGTACAGCAGGCGCGTGAATCGGCTCGGCGAATGCAGTGCTCGAATAATCTCAAACAATTGTCGCTCGCACTGCACAATTACCACGACGTGCACCAAGTCTTTCCGCCGGCGGCGCTAATGCCTTCCTCCGACCGGAAAGGGGGCGCCTCATGGTTGACGCGCCTGTTGCCGCAAATGGAGCAAAACGCCGCCTACGACCAGATGACCTTTGTTGACACCGACTGGACCGATCAGATCGGGCCGAACCGGAACTGGCAGGTTACCAGCACCCTGCGAGTCCCAGCGCTGAATTGTCCGTCGAGTCCCATGGAGACGACCCGGAAGCGAGCGACCTCTGCCGGTACCCAGGCCCTGGGCGCCCCGACCGAAATCGAATACCAGGTCGCTGACTATGTCGGCAACGGCGGCAGCTATTTCAGCGGCGCCAACGTGAATCAAGACGTCCAACCGGGTGAGTGGGGCATCTACGGCTATGTGACTTGGAACGGAACGCTCGTTTCCATCGACGAAAAGAATTCGCAGGCGATCGGGTTCCGCGATATCGTCGACGGAACCAGCAACACCATTACCATCGGCGAGCAGTCCAGCTTCTACAATGGGCCATCGTGTGCTGCAGGAAACTGCGACTGGCGCGGCGGCAACTGGGATGGCGGAGCATGGTCTTGCGGCGTCGGAGGTTGGGACGAATGGTGGCTGAACGTCGCCACGATTCGACATGGCATCAACTGGAACGGGACCGGTATCGGCCACAATCAGCCTTACTATCGTCATACGATTTTCCGTTCGCAGCATCCCGGCGGGGCCCAAATGGCTCGTGCCGATGGATCGGTGGCGTTCTACGCCGAAACGACCGGTCTGCAAACGTTGATGTCGCTGTTTGACCGTGCCGATGGCGCCGTTATCTACAACGACTAG
- a CDS encoding carboxypeptidase-like regulatory domain-containing protein, giving the protein MNYQIWLVGLSCALLLGCGAKGPKLAPLEGLVTNNGTPMAGMNVTFSPQKDGAASWGITDADGKFSLNYIDGRQGVLPGEHLVSISGGDPLAGDGTSSRASRRAKRPREFRQVFEVAADQTFVEIDLAAKK; this is encoded by the coding sequence ATGAACTATCAAATCTGGTTAGTCGGATTATCGTGCGCCCTCTTGTTAGGTTGTGGAGCGAAGGGGCCAAAGTTGGCGCCGCTGGAGGGACTTGTGACCAATAACGGAACGCCGATGGCGGGCATGAACGTCACGTTTTCTCCACAAAAGGATGGCGCCGCATCGTGGGGAATCACCGACGCCGACGGAAAATTTAGCCTGAACTACATTGATGGTCGCCAAGGAGTCCTGCCCGGCGAGCATCTGGTTTCCATTTCTGGGGGCGATCCCCTCGCTGGCGATGGAACCTCCTCGCGAGCCTCTCGACGAGCGAAACGCCCCCGCGAATTCCGACAAGTGTTCGAGGTCGCCGCCGACCAAACGTTCGTCGAGATTGATCTAGCGGCGAAGAAATAA